AGCGGCATCATGTTCCCCTCAGGCTCGGGACGACGCGTTGGTGTTCACCCGTGAATTCTAGCTCCCTGCCCCTGGCTAGGCTAGGCAGGTGCCCGAAAGCGACCGCCTCGTCAGCCACGTCCAGACCCGCCTCGACGACTTCCTGGCGGCGCAGGCGGCGGGACTCCGGGAGATCAGCCCGGATCTTGTGCCCATCCAGGAGTTCTCCTCGGATCTGCTGAGAGGCGGCAAGCGGTTCCGCGCGCAGTTCTGCTACTGGGGCTGGCGCTCGGTCATCGACCTCGAGCCCTCCCCCGCCGGACGCCCGCAGGGCGAGGAGCGCCCGGGGTACCGCGCGGTAGTCGGCGTCGCAGCGGGCCTCGAGATCTTCCACGCCGCGGCCCTCGTCCACGACGACATCATCGACCGCTCCGACACGCGTCGCGGCCGGCCCGCCGCGCACCGCCGCTTCGAGGCGCTGCACGCGGCGAGCGGCTGGGGCGGATCCTCCGCGAGCTTCGGCGAGGCGGGGGCGACCCTCCTCGGCGACCTCCTCCTGGGCTGGAGCGACGAGCTGCTCATCGACTCGCTCCTGGCGCTGGCGGACGGGTCCGCGGCGCGCGCCACCCGCGCCGAGCTCGCCATGATGCGGACCCAGGTCACGCTCGGCCAGTACCTCGATGTGCTCGAGGAGGTCGCGTGGCCGACCGTCCCCGAGGAGGACACGCTCGCCCGCGCCCACAACGTGATCGTCTACAAGTCCGCCAAGTACAGCATCGAGGCCCCGCTCGTCGTCGGCGCGAACCTGGCCGGGGCGACGCCCGAGCAGGTCACGGCCCTGCGTGCCGTCGGGCTGCCGCTCGGCATCGCGTTCCAGCTGCGCGACGACGTGCTCGGCGTCTTCGGCGACAGCGCCATGACCGGGAAGCCGAGCGGCGACGACCTCCGCGAGGGCAAGCGGACCGTCCTCATCGCGCTGGCACGCCGCCGGCTCCCGGACGGGGTGCGCCGCACGGTGGACGCGCTCCTCGGGGATCCGGACCTCGACGACGAGCAGATCCGCGTGCTCCAGTCGATCCTCCGTGAGAGCGCGGCCCTCGACGAGGTCGAGGGGATGATCGCGCGTCACGTGCGGGAGTCCCTGGCGGCGCTGCGTGACGCACCCATCGGCTCCCGCGCGAAGAACCAGCTCGAGCTGCTCGTCGACAGCGTCACGCGCCGCGTCACCTGATCGCGACCCGGGCGGCTCGCGTCGGGCCGTCGACCACCGCGGGGGCGGGGATCAGGCGCTGGCCTGGGCCACGCGCCGCACCTCGGCCTTGCGCCCGGCGAGCAGCGCATCCACGGGGGCCGCACCGAGGCTCGGCTCCTCCGTGAGGAGCCAGTGCATGGCCTCCTCGTCGGTGAAGCCGTTGTCGCCGAGCACGATGATGGTGCCCCGCAGCTCGGACAGCGGCTCGCCATCCCGCAGGAAGACGGCGGGCACCTTGAGCACTCCGTCGAGACGGACGGCCAGCAGCCGCCTGTCCTCGATGAGCCGACGCACGCGGCTGACGGTGAGACCCAGGAGGTCGACGAGATCGGGGACGGTCAACCACTCACGGTCGGCATTTGGCTCGTTCACGCCTCACATGCTGGCACGTCCGCAGGCGGCCCCGGGACCCGGTGCCCTGGCGACGACACGTCCGGGGTCGTCGATCGCTGCCTATCCGCCGAAGACGCGTGTCGCTGTTCACTCCAGTCACATCCGTCCCTTATGTGCGCTTTTCTCTCTCTGCGTGTTAACGTGGAACACCTGCATCAGGGAATCGAGCACGACGGCCGGAGTAGACCAGCATGCCCATGACCGAACCCATCTCTCCTCGCGACCCCAGCCGGTCTTCGGACACCGCCACGGGACGCTCGACGAACCGCCGCTCCAAGGCGCTCCTCGCGACCATGCCCATCGTGCTCGTCGGCTCCCTCGCGGTGAGCCTCGGCATGGCGACGCCGGCCGAGGCCGCCCCCGTCAAGCGGGTGCCCAAGGCCAAGTCCGGCCCCACGCAGACCAAGCTCCCCCGCGTCGCCGCTCCGACGGCAGCCCCGGCAGCCGCGCCGACTGCCGCGGCGCCCGCCACCTACGTGGTCGAACAGGGCGACACGGTCTCCACCATCGCCGGGCGCTTCGGCCTCTCCACCGCATCCGTGCTCGCGCAGAACGGCCTCGGCTGGAAGACGACGATCTTCCCCGGCCAGACGCTCACGCTCGGCGGATCCGGCGCCTCGACGGCGGCCCCCTCCGCGACCAAGAGCGGAGCCGGCGCGAGCTACACCGTGGTCGCGGGCGACACCGTGACCGGCATCGCCGGCAAGCACGGCGTCTCGACGTCGTCGGTCCTCCAGGCGAACGGCCTGCAGGCGACGAGCACCATCTTCCCCGGCAACCGCCTCACGATCCCGGGAGCGGGATCCACCGCGACGTCGGCGCCCTCGGCTCCCGCCAGCGCATCGCCCGCCGCGAAGCAGGGCCTCTCGGGGACGTACACGATCGCCACCGGCGACACCCTGCACAGCATCGCGACGAAGTCCGGCGTCACCGTGCAGGACCTCCTCAACGCCAACGGGCTCAACTGGTCGAGCATCATCTACGCGGGCAGCAAGCTCACCATCCCGCACGCGTCGACGGCCGTCGTGCAGGTCGCGTCGCTGGACGGGACGACGATCATGACCGACGAGATGCGCCGCAACGCGCGGGTCATCGTCGAGGTCGGTCGCTCCGCCGGCGTGAGCGACTACGGGCTCGTCATCGCGCTCGCGACCGCGGCGCAGGAGTCGACGCTCCGCAACCTCGACTGGGGCGACCGCGACTCCATCGGGCTGTTCCAGCAGCGCCCGAGCCAGGGCTGGGGCAGGCCTGAGCAGCTCCACGACCCCTACTACGCTGCGCGCGCGTTCTTCGGCGGCCCTGTCAACCCGAATCCCGGCCTCACCGCCGGCCTCCTCGACACCGCGGGGTGGAAGTCGATGACCGTCACGCAGGCCGCGCAGGCCGTGCAGTACTCCGCCTACCCCGACGCGTACGCGAAGTGGGAGGCATCGGCCTGGGCCTGGCTCGACGAGATCGGCTGACCCCGATCCCCAGGCGCACCCGACAGGCGGCGCACCGGTGTGCCGGGGAGGCCCCGGCACCCGCGATCCCTAGAATCATCCAGTGACCTCCAGCCCGACCGACCCCATGATCGGCCGTCTCCTCGACGGTCGGTACCAGGTCAGGTCCCGCATCGCGCGCGGCGGCATGGCGACGGTATACGTCGCCACCGACCTCCGGCTCGAGCGCCGCGTCGCCGTGAAGGTGATGCACGGGCACCTCGCCGACGACAGCGCGTTCCGTGACCGCTTCATCCAGGAGGCGCGCTCGGCGGCGCGGCTGGCGCATCCCAACGTCGTGAACGTCTTCGACCAGGGCCAGGACTCCGACATGGCGTACCTCGTCATGGAGTACCTCCCTGGGATGACGCTGCGCGAGCTGCTGCAGGAGTACGAGCGGCTGACGCCCGAGCAGACGCTCGACATCCTCGAGGCGGTGCTCTCAGGGCTCGCCGCCGCGCACAAGGCCGGCATCGTCCACCGCGACCTCAAGCCCGAGAACGTGCTGCTCGCGGACGACGGGCGCATCAAGATCGGCGACTTCGGGCTCGCGCGCGCCGTCAGCGCGAACACCGCCACCGGGCAGGCGCTCCTCGGCACCATCGCGTACCTCTCCCCCGAGCTCGTCACCCGGGGCATCGCCGACACCCGCAGCGACATCTACGCGGTCGGCATCATGATGTACGAGATGCTCGCGGGCGAGCAGCCGTTCAAGGGCGAGCAGCCCATGCAGATCGCCTACCAGCACGCGAACGACCAGGTTCCGACGCCCAGCACGGCGAACGCGTCCGTGCCGGTCGAGCTCGACGAGCTGGTGCTGTGGGCGACCGCCCGGGATCCCGAGCAGCGGCCCCGCGACGCCCGGGCCCTCCTCGACGAGCTCTACGCCGTCCAGAACCGGCTCGACGCGCGGTCGGGGGACCCGGCTCCGCTCCAGCGCACCGTCGTCTTCCCGAGCGCCCCGGCCCTCCCGTCCGTCACGACCGGCGAGACGCAGGTCGTGGGCGGTCCGCCCGTCACGACGCGACAGGAGACCGAGCGCACCGAGCCGGAATCCGTCGTCGCCCTGGCCGCGGCCGGTTCCCGCCGTCGTACGCGCGGCTGGATGCTCGCGCTCCTCATCGTGATGCTCGCCGCCCTCGCCGGTGGAACGGGCTGGTACTACGGCCAGGGCCCGGGCGCGCGCGTGCCGGTGCCGTCCGTGACGGCGATAGCCGTCGACGACGCGGCCGGCACGCTGCAGGGCCAGGGGTTCGTCGTGGCGCGCGCCGAGGAGCCGAGCGTGGACGTCGAGGTGGGGCACGTGACGCGCAGCGTCCCGGCGTCCGGCACTCCCGTCGACCAGGGATCCACCGTCACGCTGTACGCGTCGACCGGACCGCGGCTCCTCGACGTGCCGGACGTGGTCGGGGCAGCCGAGGCGGACGCCCGCACTCGCCTCGAGGGCGTGCCCTTCGTCGTGCAGGAGGCGACCATCCGGCAGTACGGCGACGCCGCCGAAGGCACGGTCGTGCAGGTGCTGGACTCGTCAGGAGCGCCCATCGGCGCCCAGTACGCGGAGCAGCAGCCCGTGACCCTGGTGGTCGCCGCCGGCAAGATCCCGCAGGTGAACGGTCGATCCGTCGACCAGGCCAAGGCGACGCTCTCCCAGGCGGGTCTCGTCGGCGAGCCGGGGAAGCAGAGCTTCAGCGACGACGTGGACACGGGCGAGGTCATCTCGGTCTACGCCCTCGACCAGGCCCCGGTGCGCTCGGGACTCGGCGACGCCCCCGGCAGCAAGGTGGGGCTCGAGATCTCCAAGGGTCCCGACCTCGTGGCCGTGCCGGCTGTCGTCGGCCTCACGCGCGACGAGGCGAAGGCCGCCCTCGACAAGGCGGGCTTCAAGTACGCGTACTCCGCGTTCTGGGACGCCCTGCCCAACAGCATCACGCGTGTGGCGTCGGCGAGCCCGGATGCGCAGGCGATGGCGCGTCGCGGGTCGACGGTCAACCTCGGGATCACCGCCTCCGGCTGATCTGCCCCAGCGCGCATGACGATGCCCCGCCGCCCAGAGGGCCGCGGGGCATCGTCGGACAGGTGGGCTCAGCTGCGCGCCGCAGCCAGCTCCTCGGCCACGAGGAACGCCAGCTCGAGGCTCTGCATGTGGTTCAGCCGCGGGTCGCACAGTGACTCGTAGCGTGTGGCCAGCGTCGCCTCGTCGATGTGCTCGGATCCGCCGAGGCACTCGGTGACGTCGTCGCCGGTGAGCTCGATGTGGATGCCGCCGGGATGCGTTCCCGCCGCCCGGTGCGCCTGGAAGAAGCCCTGCACCTCGTCGACGACGTCGTCGAAGCGCCGGGTCTTGTAGCCGGTCGGCGTGGTGAGACCGTTGCCGTGCATGGGGTCGGTGACCCACAGGGGGTTGGCGTCCGACGCCTTGACCGCCTCGAGCAGGGGCGGCAGGGCGTCGCGGATCTTGCCGGCGCCCATGCGCGTGATGAAGGTGAGCCGGCCGGGCTCGCGGTCCGGGTCGAGCTTCTCGATGAGCTCGTGCACCGTCTCGGGCGTGGTCGACGGCCCGAGCTTGACGCCCAGCGGGTTGCGGACGCGCGACAGGAAGTCGACGTGCGCCCCGTCGAGGTCGCGCGTGCGCTCCCCGATCCAGATGAAGTGCGCCGACGTGTTGTACGGCGTGCCGGTGCGCGAGTCGATGCGCGTCATGGGCCGCTCGTAGTCCATGAGGAGACCCTCGTGACCGGTGTAGAACTCGACGCGCTTGAGGTCGTCGAAGTCCGCGCCCGCGGCCTCCATGAACTTGATCGCGCGATCGATGTCGCGGGCGAGCTGCTCGTAACGCTGGTTCGCCGGGTTGGCGGCGAAGCCCTTGTTCCAGCTGTGCACCTCACGGAGGTCGGCGAAGCCGCCCTGCGTGAACGCCCGGATGAGGTTCAGCGTCGAGGCGGCCGTGTGGTACCCCTTCACGAGGCGCGCGGGATCCGCCGCGCGCGACTCGGGCGTGAAGTCGTAGCCGTTGACGATGTCGCCGCGGTACGCGGGCAGCGTCAGGTCGCCGCGCGTCTCGGAGTCGCTCGAGCGGGGCTTCGCGAACTGGCCGGCCATGCGGCCCATCTTCACGACGGGCATGGCCGCGCCGTACGTGAGGACCACGGCCATCTGCAGGACGGTCTTCACGCGGTTGCGGATGGCGTCGGCCGTGGCGCCCGCGAAGGTCTCGGCGCAGTCGCCGCCCTGGAGGAGGAACGCTCGGCCGTCTGCGGCGGCGGCGAGGCGCGAGCGCAGCAGATCCACCTCGCCGGCGAAGACCAGGGGCGGCAGCAGGGCGATCTCGGCGGACGCGGCATGGACGGCGGCGGCATCCGGCCACTGCGGCTGCTGCTTGACCTCGAGGGTGCGCCAGTGGTCGAGGCCCGCGAGGACGTCGGGGTGGGCGGGGACGAGGTGCTCAGAGGCCACGGTGGGATCCCGGTTCGTGTCGTGCGCGTGGTGCGCGGTGGAGGCTGTGCGGGAGACGGTCAGCGGGCCGCGCTCGCGCGCTTCTCCTTGACCGAGGTCGCATAGACGTCGACGTACTCCTGGCCGCTCAGCCTCGAGAGCTCGTACATGATCTCGTCGGTGATGGAGCGGAGGATGAAGCGGTCTCCCTCGAGGCCGGCGAACCTACTGAAATCTAGCGGCTCGCCGATGACCACACCAATCCGGCGGACCTTCGGGATGCGGGTGCCGATGGGCATGACCTTCTCGGTGTCGATCATGGCGATCGGGACGACCGGGACGTCGCCCTCGAGGATCATGCGGGCCACGCCCGTGCGGCCTCGGTACATGCGGCCGTCGGGGCTGCGCGTGCCCTCAGGGTAGATGCCGAGCATGCGGCCCTCGGCCAGCACGCGGAGGCCCGTGTTGAGGGACGCCTCGGACGCCTTGCCGCCGGAGCGGTCGATGGGGAGCATGCCCGTGGCCGTGAAGAACATCTTGGTGGCCCAGCCCTTGAGGCCGGTTCCCGTGAAGTAGTCGCTCTTGGCGAGGAAGACGAGGTTGCGGTCCACGAGGAGCGGCAGGAACACCGAGTCGATGAAGGACAGGTGGTTGCTCGCGAGGATCACGCCGCCCTTGGCGGGGATGTTCTCGATCCCGGTGACCCAGGGTCGGAACGTGCTCCGGAGGAGGGGTCCGGCGACCAGGTTCTTCATGAACCAGTAGAACATCGTCGGTCACCTTCCGGGTGGGGTCGCATCCAGCATAGGCGGCCGGGCACGCGCGACGCCGCAGGCCGGCGCCCCGGGTCAGGCCCCGTGGTGCAGCGCGGCCGCGTGGCGACGGGCGAGGTCCGCCGCGCCGACGACGCCGGCGTCGTTGACGAGCTCGGCGATGCGGAACTCCGGCTCCGGGTGGTACCCGCGGGCCGGGAGGTGCGCGAGGTAGGCCTCGCGGATGGGGCCGAGCAGCAGGTCGCCCGCCTGCGCGACGCCGCCGCCGATCACGAACATCTGGGGATCGAGGATCGCGCCGATGCTCGCGGCGGCCTCGCCGAGCCAGCCGCCGAGGCGGCGGAGGGCGAGGAGGGCGCCGGGGTCGCCGGCCTGGATGAGGTCGCTGACGTCGTGCCCGGTGAGCGTGCCCACCTCGCGGCGGCGGGCGGCGAGGCCCTCCCCGTGCGTGCCGCCGAGGTCGGCCAGCTCGTCGGCGGTGCGCAGGAGCGCGCGGCCGGATCCGTACTGCTCGATGCAGCCGCGGGCGCCGCAGCCGCAGGGCAGGCCGTCGGGGACGACGCGCATGTGGCCGAGCTCGGCGCCCGCGCCGAAGCCGCCACGGAAGAGCCGGTCGTCGGCGACGATCGCGCCGCCGACGCCCGTGCCGATCGTGAGGGTGACCATGTCGCTGACGAGGCGGCCCGCGCCGTAGCGGAACTCCGCCCAGCCGGCGGCGTTCGCGTCGTTCTCGATGACGATGGGGAGGTCGATCCGGCCGCGCAGCTTCTCGCGCACCGGCTCGTTGCGCCAGTTGATGTTCGGGGCGTAGTAGACGGTGGACTGCGCGGCGTCGATGAAGCCAGCCGCCGCGACGCCGACCGCGACGACGTCGGGGTGCAGGGCGCGGAGCCGCTCGACCATGCCGACGACGGCCTCCACGATCGCGTCCGGGCTGCTCGCCTCGGTGGGCGTGCGCTCCTCCGCCGCGATGATGCCGAGCTCGTCGACCACCGCCCCCGCGATCTTGGTCCCGCCGATGTCGATCCCTATTGCATGCACTCCGCGGGCCCTTCCTCATCGTCTCGCCCGTCGATCCTACTGACGTGCCGGACGCCCCCGACCGGGGACGAGCGCCCGGGAGTCCCCCGCCGATAGGCTGACCACATCCATTTCCGGTACCGAGGGAGTTGCCGTGGAACAGCACACCATGCCCGCCGTCGTCGAGGCGAGACCCGACGACAACATCACCGACGTCCTGGTGCACCGCGTGAGGACGAGCCCCGACGCTCCGCTGTTCGCGCTGCCGGACGGGAGCGGGGGCTGGAGCGACGTGTCGGCCGCCCAGTTCCACCGCCAGGTCGTCGCCCTCGCCAAGGGCCTCGTGGTGGCGGGGATCGAGCCGGGCGAGCGCATCGGCATGATGTGCCGGACCCGCTACGAGTGGACGCTCGTCGACTTCGCGGTGTTCTTCGCGGGCGCCGTCCTCGTGCCCGTCTACGAGACCTCCTCCCCCGGCCAGGTGCACTGGAACATGCAGGACTCCGGCGCGGTGGCGATGATCCTCGAGACCGCCGACCACTTCTCGCGCTTCGACGAGGTGCACCCGGAGCTGCCGGCGGTGCGTCACGTCTGGCAGATCGACCTCGGCGACCTGGACAAGCTCGCCGAGCAGGGCGTCGACGTGCCGGACGCCGAGATCGAGCGTCGCCGGAACATCGCCGTCGGCTCGGACATGGCGACGCTCATCTACACGTCGGGCACCACCGGGCGGCCGAAGGGCTGCATCCTCACGCACGCGAACTTCGTCGAGCTCTCGCGGAACGCCGAGGTCGCGATGGAGGAGGTCGTGCGGGTCGGAGCGTCGACGCTGCTCTTCATCACGACGGCGCACGTGTTCGCGCGCTTCATCTCGATCCTCAACGTGCAGGCCGGCGTGAAGACCGGGCACCAGGCCGACACGACGCAGCTGCTGCCCGCGCTCGCGTCGTTCAAGCCGACGTTCCTCCTCGCGGTGCCGCGCGTCTTCGAGAAGGTCTACAACTCCTCGGAGCAGAAGGCCGAGGGCGCGGGTCGCGGCAAGGTCTTCCGCAAGGCCGCCGAGGTCGCGTACGCGCACTCGGTCGCCGTCGACGCGGGCTCCGTGCCGCTGGCGCTCAAGCTCCAGTACAAGGTGTTCGACGCGCTCGTGTACTCCAAGATCCGGCAGGCGATGGGCGGGCGCGTGCGCTTCGCGGTCAGCGGATCCGCGCCCCTCGGCCTCCGCCTCGGCCACTTCTACCGGTCGCTCGGCCTCACGATCCTCGAGGGCTACGGCCTCACGGAGACGACGGCCCCGGTGAGCGTCAACCTCGTGAAGGGCTTCCGGATCGGCACGGTCGGCCCCGCGCTCCCGGGCGTCTCCACGCGGATCACCGACGAGGGCGAGATCGAGGTGAAGGGCGTCAACGTCTTCGACGGGTACTGGCAGGACGAGGAGGCGACCGCGGCCGTCTTCGACGACGGCTGGTTCCGCACGGGCGACCTCGGCAGCTACGACGCCGACGGCTACCTCACGATCACAGGCCGCAAGAAGGAGATCATCGTCACGGCCGGCGGGAAGAACGTCGCCCCTGCCGCGCTCGAGGACCCCATCCGCGCCAACCCGCTCGTCGGGCAGGTCGTGGTGGCGGGCGACCGCCGGCCCTTCATCTCGGCGCTCATCACGCTGGATCCCGAGATGCTCAAGGTCTGGCTCGCGAACAACGGCCAGGATTCCGCGATGACGCTCGAGCAGGCGTCGCAGAACCCGGCGGTGCTGGCCGAGGTGCAGCGCGCGGTCGACGCCGCCAACGCGACGGTGTCGCGCGCGGAGTCCATCCGGAAGTGCGTCGTGCTGCCCGTGGAGCTCACCGAGGCGGCCGGGCACCTGACGCCGAAGCTCAGCATCAAGCGCCAGGTGGTGCTCGACGCCTTCGCCGACGTCATCACGCGGATCTACGAGGCGGCGCCGACCACCGAGGGCCACTCGCTGGTCCACTGAAAGGAGCGACGGCCCGCGCACGCGCGGGCCGTCGGCTCAGAACCAGTCGGACTCGCGCACCTGCTTCATGGCCTCGCGGCGGCGCTGCTTGTCGAGCCGGTCGAGGTACACCAGGCCGTCGAGGTGGTCGACCTCGTGCTGGAAGGCCTGGGCGAGCACGCCCGTGCCCTCGATGCGGACGGGCTTCCCCTCGAGGTCGATGCCGGTGATCACGGCCTCGGGGTGGCGCATGGTGGGGAACCAGAGGCCGGGCACCGAGAGGCAGCCCTCGTCGACGAGGACGGCCTCGCCGCGCAGCTCCTCGATCACGGGGTTCAGGACGTAGCCGAACGCCGGACCCACGTTGTAGCTGAATGCGCGGAGGTTGACGCCGATCTGCGCGGCGGCCACCCCGGCGCGGCCGTCGGGCCGGACGCTGTCGAGGAGGTCCTCGACCAGGGCGCGCACGCCATCGTCGATCTCGTGGATCTCCGAGGAGACGGTCTTCAGCACCGGATCGCCGAACAGGCGGATCTGTCGTTCAGTCATTCTCTGCTTCCGTGGGTCCTGGGCGGGCGGCGGGTCAGGATCGACCGGCCCCCGCGGGCGCGTCGCCCTGGCCATTCTCCCGTGCCCAGGCGGCCACCGCGGACTCGGCGGCGAGCAGCGCGTTCTCGACGATCTCCGTCACCGCCGGGTGCGGCCAGTACTGCGCCCGGGCGAGGCCCGTCACCGGGTGGCCGAGGCTGGCGGCCATGAGGAGCGGCTGGATCAGCGCCGCCGAGTCCGAGCCGATGATGTGCGCGCCGAGGATGGTGCCGCCGTCGCGCGGATCCACCACGAGCTTGCAGAACGACGTCGTGTCCTCCAGCGCCCAGCCCCACGCGGTGGACGAATAGGGCTGCTCGATCGTGACGACGGGTCCGGCCTCGCGGGCCTCCGCCTCCGTGAGCCCGAACGAGCCGATCTGCGGGCGCGAGAAGACCGCCTGCGGCACGGGCCCGGGCGCCCCGCCGATCAGGTCGTCCGGGTGCAGCAGGTTGTGCTGCACGACGCGCGCCTGGTGGTTGGCGACGTGCTTCAGCTGGTGGTCGGCGCTGATGTCGCCGAGCGCGAAGACGCCGGGCACCGGCTCGCCGCCCGCGAGGACGCGCTGCCGGTCGTCGACCACGACGCGGCCGTCCTCGTGCAGGTCGTAGCCCGCGTTCGCGACGGCGAGCGTGTCGGTGTTGGGGACGCGGCCGAGCGCGACGAGCACGGCCTCCGTCTCGACCAGGTGACCGGAGGCGAGTCGCGAGCGGAGCACGTCGCCGTCGCGCTCGATCTCCTCCACCTCGCAGTCGGTGATGACGTCCCACTGCGTGCGTGCGAGCGTCGTGAAGCGCGTCGAGACGTCGGCGTCGAGGTTGCCGAGCAGGTGCGCGGAGCGGGCGACCTGCGTCACGTGCACCCCGAGGTGGCTGAACACGTGCGCGAACTCGGCCGCGACGTAGCCGCCGCCCACGACGAGGAGCGAGGCGGGGAGCTGGGCGATGCGCATGATCGAGTCGGAGTCGTGGATGTCGGGGTCGGGCGCGTAGACCGCCTGCAGCGGCCGGGGCCGGGAGCCGGCCGCGAGGACGATCCGGTCGGCGGTGATCCGCTGGCCGCTCGCCGACACGAGCACGCCCGGCGCCTCGAAGCCGACGCTCTCGCGCAGCAGCGTGACGTTCCCCATGCCGCTCTCGCGCCACTCGCGCCCGCCCTCGCTGATCGCGTCGATGCGGCCGAAGACACGCGCGCTGATCGCGGGCCAGTCCACGGCGTCCACCGACGCGCGGATGCCGAGGGCCGCGCCGTCGCGGGTCTCCGCGGCGACGTCCGCCACGTGCACGAGCATCTTCGTGGGGATGCAGCCGGCGTTGAGGCACGTCCCGCCGAAGTGCTCGCCGTCGTCGACGAGCAGCACGCGCTGGTCGCCGAAGCGCTCGTCGACGATCGAGTTGCCGGATCCGGCCCCCACGATCACGAGGTCGTAGCGCTCGTCCTGCTGCGGGTCCTGCGGGCTGTCGGTCATCTCGTGGCTCATCTCCTAGGGCTCGACGACGACGAGCAGGTCGCCCGCGTCGACCTGCTGCGTGGTCGGCACCGCGAGGCGCGCCACGCGTCCCGCGACGGGCGACGTGATGGCCGCCTCCATCTTCATCGCCTCGATGGACGCGACGGGCTGGCCGGCGGCGACGACCTGGCCCTCCTCCACCTTCAGCGTGACGACGCCGGAGAACGGCGCCGACACGTGCCCGGGCTTCGCGGGGTCACCGCGTTCGGCGGCGGTCGTGGTCACGGCGATGCCGCGGTCTCGGACGAAGACGGGGCGGAGCTGTCCGTTCATGACGACCATGACGGTCCGCATCCCCGACTCGTCCGCGTCACCCACGGCCTCGAGGCCGATGAGGACCTCGACGCCCCGGCTGATCCGCACCGCGTGCTCCTGCCCCGGGCGGAGGCCGTGCAGGTAGTCGTCGGTGTCGAGCACGGAGAGGTCGCCGAAGAGCTCGCGGATGGTCTCGAACTGCTCCGTCGGCTGCGGGAACAGGAGGTGGTTGAGCGTGCGCCGCCGCTCGACGCCGGGCACGCGCAGCGCGGCGCGGTCCTCGGCGGAGACGGGCGTGACGCCGATGCGCACGTCGCGTCCCTGGAGGACCCGGGTGCGGAACGGCTCC
This genomic interval from Clavibacter michiganensis contains the following:
- a CDS encoding AMP-dependent synthetase/ligase; protein product: MEQHTMPAVVEARPDDNITDVLVHRVRTSPDAPLFALPDGSGGWSDVSAAQFHRQVVALAKGLVVAGIEPGERIGMMCRTRYEWTLVDFAVFFAGAVLVPVYETSSPGQVHWNMQDSGAVAMILETADHFSRFDEVHPELPAVRHVWQIDLGDLDKLAEQGVDVPDAEIERRRNIAVGSDMATLIYTSGTTGRPKGCILTHANFVELSRNAEVAMEEVVRVGASTLLFITTAHVFARFISILNVQAGVKTGHQADTTQLLPALASFKPTFLLAVPRVFEKVYNSSEQKAEGAGRGKVFRKAAEVAYAHSVAVDAGSVPLALKLQYKVFDALVYSKIRQAMGGRVRFAVSGSAPLGLRLGHFYRSLGLTILEGYGLTETTAPVSVNLVKGFRIGTVGPALPGVSTRITDEGEIEVKGVNVFDGYWQDEEATAAVFDDGWFRTGDLGSYDADGYLTITGRKKEIIVTAGGKNVAPAALEDPIRANPLVGQVVVAGDRRPFISALITLDPEMLKVWLANNGQDSAMTLEQASQNPAVLAEVQRAVDAANATVSRAESIRKCVVLPVELTEAAGHLTPKLSIKRQVVLDAFADVITRIYEAAPTTEGHSLVH
- a CDS encoding peptide deformylase; its protein translation is MTERQIRLFGDPVLKTVSSEIHEIDDGVRALVEDLLDSVRPDGRAGVAAAQIGVNLRAFSYNVGPAFGYVLNPVIEELRGEAVLVDEGCLSVPGLWFPTMRHPEAVITGIDLEGKPVRIEGTGVLAQAFQHEVDHLDGLVYLDRLDKQRRREAMKQVRESDWF
- a CDS encoding mycothione reductase, producing MTDSPQDPQQDERYDLVIVGAGSGNSIVDERFGDQRVLLVDDGEHFGGTCLNAGCIPTKMLVHVADVAAETRDGAALGIRASVDAVDWPAISARVFGRIDAISEGGREWRESGMGNVTLLRESVGFEAPGVLVSASGQRITADRIVLAAGSRPRPLQAVYAPDPDIHDSDSIMRIAQLPASLLVVGGGYVAAEFAHVFSHLGVHVTQVARSAHLLGNLDADVSTRFTTLARTQWDVITDCEVEEIERDGDVLRSRLASGHLVETEAVLVALGRVPNTDTLAVANAGYDLHEDGRVVVDDRQRVLAGGEPVPGVFALGDISADHQLKHVANHQARVVQHNLLHPDDLIGGAPGPVPQAVFSRPQIGSFGLTEAEAREAGPVVTIEQPYSSTAWGWALEDTTSFCKLVVDPRDGGTILGAHIIGSDSAALIQPLLMAASLGHPVTGLARAQYWPHPAVTEIVENALLAAESAVAAWARENGQGDAPAGAGRS